The region tgttacatgCTATTGCTCCCATGCGGGGCAATTTGGCCATTGTGTAACAAAGTGACACAGCTCATCCATCCATTTCATATTATATTTAGATACAGAACTTCCTACAATTTGGTCCACTTGTCTAGATTAGATCCATTTAAACTGGCAGAGGGGAAAATACAACTGAatgattgtttttcttcagacaCATAGCAGAGACCATGGCTGGCCCTCTCACAGGTTATTTATCACATTGCGTATTACAgccatatgtgtatgtgtgtgtgtgtatatatatatatatatatatatatatatatataggcacAAAGCTATAATGTTGTTTACTGAGGAAAGCAGTAGTTACTTTTGAATCACTAGATGAACGTATGTGTTCTCTAACAAACAATTCAGCATGTGGGGCCGAGTGTTTCACCACTTCAGAAACCAGTTGCCATGGAAAAAGTTTGGTTTTGAGCTAATTAACACAACGAACTAACTTTCCTAATCGAAATGTTTGCCTGTTTAAACTATGGCTGATTTTACCTCTTTAAGCTGAATTTTGATGGAAACAGTCTTTATTTTGGCCCTATTTCAACTTCAGTAAATTAGACAACATGATTTTTAGTATTCATAGGTAACTGTGATGAACCACTGTTTCTAAAGTTTGGACAATTAAAAATAGTTTAAAAAGTCAttgaaaaaagacattgttaTAGCGACAGTCTACACATTTTTATGATTTGATCATTCcagctaattaaaaaaagaatacgTGCCAGTTTTAAGGGACAATCAACACTTAGTGCCTTTTTAAGTAAAGGTGGGAGGGCTATACTACTCATTACCATCTATGACTACTGCTTTCCAGTATTTGAATGAGTCTTGAAAAATACGCAGGACAACATAAAAGTGTGACAAGCAACCCTGACGTTCATTACCTGACCAAGGCGCGAGCTGATTGGCCACCTTGTAAGAGattttcatacatatatacagcgTTGTATTTTTGCCGTTGTCAGATCAGCGGAGTACACGGCATAGTCGTGACAAGGAAAGCTTCTTATCCTCTTTGGCTTGTTCGACTGTCacttcgggaaaaaaaaaaccctaaaccgTATCGAACGGACCGGAACCGCGAAGAGTGGGAGATGGAAGGCACTTGTTTGCGGCAACTTTACATGATATTTTTAATCGTGTGGTGTTTCTCTGGGTTGATCTCAGCTGCAGGTGAGGAGTTTCTTCATTTGAATGGAAATACACTTCGTATAACTTTAAGTGACTCGTATCAACAACtgattgtctttttaaaaaaagggcaAAATATTTGAACGTCACTCAGACTTGGTAAAGCAACTTCTAATTCAAAGTctaacttttattttgtaattctCAATATACATGGTTGAAATTACCTCTAAAACGATTGCTTTCATTCGTAAAACCACTATCGATGAGATTTGTAGCTGAATGCAAAAATTCTTTGGAATATAATTTTTAAAACGTGAGGTAATTAGTTGTTTAATATGTATATGGTGTATAACATTGGcaattttttaaacaatgactATAGTTTGTCTGTCTTGATAtcgctgtttatttttttctttctttttttaacactgactgtaaacatgGAAGTGACAACATTTCTCCAGCCTTGTCTGTCATCTTATCAAAAATCCAGCAAAACGGAAGAATAGTGGTTCCAGTCTAACAACTTATAACAATACCCATGAAaatccttgttttgttttttttcggttCCTCTCACAGGTGGTTATCCATATTCCACCCAGGACTGTGAGGCGGACACTGAAGGTTCCAGACAGGTAGGATGATACTCAAAGCACATAGCTTTTGTTTGCCTTCAGATTATCTCCGACACTAATCACCTGGGGTACTTTTATCCATGTGTTGcacctttttattttgctttttttttggggggggggggggggggtattttccCGTTGTGGTTCTCCTAAGCCTTTTAGCTTGTTAGTgaactgagagactgagagagggaggagagagagaaagagagagattctcatTGCTGGTTTTATCTGCACCAGCAGAGCAATCCAATCTGATCCACAGTGGTAGCTCATAGTGTGAGAAACATAATTGGATTAATGTAGACAGCTAGGGACCACTGTACTGTAGGATTCGATGAGACACACACTACCTCACagtttctgcacacacacacacacacacacaaaaacatcatttcacGTTACAAGTGTCAAGGGCTCTCACTCTCCATGATACCTTCAAGATGTTTGTGTCACATCGATGTAACTGATCATGCAACCAGTAGTAtcattacttttgtttttgttttttgttttttatttttttttaccgtggTGACTCCTCTCTCGTAatcattcaggaaaaaaacaattctgtgcTGTGATTTAACGGTGATATTCGAACAGCTCTTACACTGCATAGTGGAGCTGTTTCCACTTCTTGAGAACAGAGTACTGTGAGGGACATATTTTAACTGCTTTATACATGCTTTAATACATGatgctgtgtttttggtttgcaGAGTGTTCTTTGTGGATTAGTATGGAGGGACCAGAATAAGGTGAGGCCAATCTGTGTTTAAGTGTGAGTGAGATATTCCACTCTGgttggtgcgtgtgtgtgtgtgtgtgtgataccgACTCTGCcctgatgatgtgtgtgtgcgtgcgtgcgtgtgtgtgtgtatgtgataccGACTCTTCCctgatgatgtttgtgtgtgtgtgtgtgtgcatgtgtgtttgtgtgtgtgtgtgtgtgtgtgtgtatgtgataccGACTCTTCCctgatgatgtttgtgtgtgtgtgtgtgtgcatgtgtgtgtgtgataccgACTCTGCCCTGatgatatgtgtgtgcgtgcgtgtgtgtgtgtgtgtgtgtgtgtgtatgtgataccGACTCTTCCctgatgatgtttgtgtgtgtgtgtgtgcatgtgtgtttgtgtgtttgtgtgtgtgtgtgtgtgtgtgtgcgtgtgtgtttgtgtgtgtgtgtgtgtgtgtgtgtttgtgtgtgtgtgtgtgtgtgtttgtgtgtttgtgtgtgtgtgtgtgtgtgtagatcagaCGGATGTATATATGTTGCAATGTTGTAGAAcacacttgtctttttttctcactttcattGATGAGTTTTACatctttctttttgctgtttcaGGATCAGCTGCAGAATGTCTTCAAACGGGTAAACTACCTCTGCACGTCTCACTCACAGATACTCACATGGCAAAACTGAAagccctttttttaaattttatactCTATGATTATTGTAATTTTATATTGATTATAAAGCCGTCTTTCTTTCCCAGTTTTTGTTTCACTACTCCAAAGCTCAAAATTCAGTTGGCTCAGTtcagagagaggtgagtgagGCCGCTCTGTTATTCTTAGTTTATactcacagtatgtgtgtggtgttgaatgGTGATGATTCACAACGTGCAGTTCTCACTGCTCTGGGATGTTCCGTGAAACCCGCGGTCAAAAGCCAGGACTCTccaacagaggaagagagaccaGGACTCGCGTTGGACACACAagtcttttcatttcagtgtccaTTCATCGGGCTAAGTTATTTCATTCGACAAATATCTCACCGGATTCAAATGCAGTCACCCAAAGataaaatgaagaaacattATATGTCTGTTGTGAATTCTACTGTTATAGCTATATCTGTGAGACATTAATCAGTCTgagatttgaatatttttcacttattttatcaccgtaaaagaaaaaaaaaaactctattaCGCGATTAAGTGATATATCCAGAACGCTAATTCTAAATGTGAATTTATGAGTtgggacaaagaaaaaaactaataGGCTTGAAAGGGGATTCTCTTACATAGCTGTTCTCTGTTCATCAAATTAAATATGCTCcaacactgtctctcatttcaTACTGAGATGAATGTATGAACTCTCAGATTTGAGgaacaaatacattacattgtCTTCACGGTTCAGAACCTAGATTCGTGTTTGAGACGTATTCCACCTTCAACATGGCATTAAGGGACTACAGTTCAACGTGCAGAACCACATGTCTCGTTTCTAGATTTCTGTCAACACTTCATTCAGCCGTTGAGTCCTTTGGTAGGCTGAGCAGTTGCATGCTGGTGTGAGAATAAGACTGTTATGTGGACCTGCGGATTGTTCACAATATCTGGGCTAAGAGTCTCTGCAGGGGAAGTAGAACTAAGATGCacttactgtttttgtttttctatagAAAGGGCTTTAATGTGACCGCTCTGGATGAGTAGTGGTTCTGAGGTTCTGAAGTAAGATTCTTATATTTTAGATCAGGGGTGTGGAACTTTTGTCCTTAAGAACATAAAGTCTGCCTGCACTTGCTGAAACCGCGAACTATAAAAACCTGATTTGAATAATTCTCTCCCTTCTAGCTCTAAGGAGTGTCCCTTTTTATTGAATACTGTCAGTGTATTGGCTGGTTGGATCAGACGCCCTCGAGGTCTGGTGTCTTACGGGACATCCCATGAGTTGCATGTTTATACCAGATGTTTAGTGTGGGAACAACAAACCCTGTTACATAaccgctctctctttcatcacttCTAGTCTCATTCAGTCCATCCACTGATGCGTTTGTCGTCCAACCTCTCTCAACGCAAGAAAAAGCAGCAAGTGGCCACAGTGAGacctttcactcactctctctctctctctctctaattatCTGTAACCTAATGGTTGTTGGATTGATATTATCAGAATATTTGATATTATTTGATATTTCTGGAATAAAGCCTTTCAGATGTTTGCTGATGTTTGCCAGTCAGACAGGCATTAACACAATCTTTCTCTTAGAGATGTTTGCCAGTCAGACAGGCATTAACACAATCTTTCTCTTAGAGAAGCTGAAGACCGCCTGCGGTCCATCGCCAAGGCTTGGTCGAGGTACGTGTGTTACCTGCCGTCTTTGAATAttcgcatgcacgcgcacgttCTCAGCTTCTGTGCTGTTCCGTGACAGTACGTCGAAAGAAATCTAATGAAAACATTAGTATAAACAACCTGTAAAATAACGACTCAGCTTGGCAAGTTGTACCAAATATTGGCTGGAAACTACAGAGTTCCAGATTATGCAGTAATCATAACTCTGTTTGAACCATGTCCCTACAGATGTGCGTTCTTTTAACTCATACGTTTATATTTACGGTCCATCCCTTATACTAACTTCAGTGTCATTTTGCTTTTATAAAACTGCATTTGGTCTTTCACCCACCCCTGGCTGAGGAGCTAAACGCATAACCATGGAACATATTTTTCCTCATAGTATACACCTGATTAGCTGTTATTAACCTCAAAATATAGTGAAATCTTTTTACTGTCCCTTCTCACCGCAGATCTTCTCTGTTCTATTTGGGATTGCCATGGAAACGCAGGAAAGCCTAAAGCCGGCAGAGAGGCAGCTCTGCTTTACTCTGAGTGACAGCCCTCACGACCCCACACCCTCTGTTCACATCAAACTCATCACGTAACGCAGCTCACGCCTCCAAACACACGCTGTAAATAAACCTAACTTCATACCAACACGTGACGATGTGTGAGATTTCTTAGAAAGCAGCTGCTGCCAGTGTGAGCGTTTATTGTTTTCACGTGAATGGATCAGCTCGAATGCTTggccgggaaaaaaaaagaacacgtgATGGAAATGTAATTGAAACATCGTACACATTTTCTTGGCAAATTCAGTTGGAAtctccttttcttctgtttttttttgtttttttttaaatgtgatgaaccgttaaattaaaaaaaaaaaaacattgttcagaTGATGGGAACAGAgttaaataaactgaaacttTAAAACATGTGAATCTGTCATATtatgaaacacaaaaataaaataaaaaaatattcattatggTAGCATATATGAGGACAAATTCCTTAATCCTTTTATCAGAAAGGCAGTAGGGTTGGGCTCTGGTGATTTCTGTCAGTCTCTTGATGGTAGTGAGTTTCAACATCAGTCCAAGGGTTCAGAGTGCAGTTGGACATTAGAGCCCCTAGGGGGCGCACTCCTAACCAAGCGTTATGAAGATGTACTGGAGTGAGGTAAGGGCTGTGTTGAAGAACACACAGAACCATCCAGCTACCATTTTGAACATGGTGGGTGTTAAGATATCAAATTATTTCTTAGCAGGTTTCCGTTGACGTAGAGAGGGCGTGAGTACTTCTTCTGTTCAAAGTTTAACTTTGGCGAGGGGCTGCGGTGTTCAAAAGAACGGCGTTCAAATCAACAGCGCTGTTCATAAAACGTTCGCTCCAAACATTCAGCCGCCGTGAACGCAGCTCCCGTGAAAGTGACGGGTTTAATCATCGTCgtcctcatcttcatcactgtCTCTGCGGCTGGGGACGGAGCAGCGGATGGAGCCCATGAGCTTGTCTTCGATCTGTTTTCTGGGGTTCTCCTCCAGCTCGGTCTTAACAGCGCCACTTTCCGCTAACCGCCACTCCAGCTCTGAGACAGCCAACCAGCATCacgcagggaaaaaaaaacaaaaattaaaaacacaagatTCAGTTACACACTGGACTCAACTCTCATCACAATCCAAAATTAAAACCTCGGTGTCCACAGGTGAATGGCTTCGACAGTCTTACACGTAATTTAGATTACAATGACCGTGTGATGAGAATCTAACAAAACTatgtatattaatatataaagacagacatTATTAAGTCATCCAAGAACAGCAGAGAGTACACACAGATTTGGGGGCTTGGGACGGCTTCCCGCCACCTACAGACTCAAAAACGCAGCAAAAGGCAAAGGggcagaaaaggaaagagaaagagaaaaatctctCACCGTCGCATTTGAGGTTCATGCCTCCAAAGACGAGGGGCCCGATGAACTGAGCTTTCATCTCCCCCTCAAAGTACACGAAGAGCGTGGGCAGGTTCCTGTCCGGGTAGTTCGGGATGCAGGTCGTGGAGATGGACTTGAGGAACTTGGTCTGCGGAAACTTCCGGGCCAGCACGGAGAGATGCTGGTTTATCAGCGTACACAGTGGGATTCtgagggagggaagaagagagagagagagagagagagagagagagagagaatcttgaACAACTGTGTGGAAGTTTAGGGAGCATATCTATAAATTCAATGAACAACTAattctttgttttaacacatttttttttcagatatccTCTGTAAACCCTACCAAAGTAAATCAGTTAAATCTACCccctctgtgatgtcactgaacAGGTCTACAGTACATGGCCTTTAAATAACCCACCCCAGGTAACACGTTCGGTGCCAGAGTTTATTGTagctgtgttttatatgtgagGATAACAATTTCTGCAGTTACAGGTTTCAGGGTAAAGGGAAGTAGCATGTTCTAATTCCAAACACTTCCATCTCGTGTTAACGCGTCACGTCAGGAGGAGCATGTTCTATACATCCTACAGCTAATTCCATCCAACTGAGGATGTCAACAAATACAAGTGTAGCTAAAAATATCTGGAATGCAtcaaaatgcttttattttccGATAAGAAcacaaagatggaaaaaaaagaaaaaaagaagatccCTTTAATAGTTTTCCGCTGATCCCACAATCCGGACCTCACCGTCGCAGGACGGGTTTCTCAGACATGATCTCGGGTTGCTTTAAGACCAAACTTCAATTTTGGATTAAGTATATATCCAATAAAATCGGTATCTAATCAAACAACACTAAAGATCTCTCGCTGAAGATGAAACATTCTGAATGGGAGAGGTTAAGGAAGGACAGGGCTGTGAGATGATAACAGAACATTGTGAGACCATACACAGATTCAGCCGTGACTGACTGCAGACACAGCAGCCTCTCTGAGGGTACACGAGACTCACCCCTGTTTGTAGAGGTGCAGAACCACCCAGATACCCTGGCCGGCTTTATTCACTTCCTGTATGTAATCCTGACCGGAGATCTCGTTCACCTCCCCAAAAATGTTCTTTATCTGGTTAGCCTTCCACTCTGCAAGTCTCTTCTGTCTGTAAGAAAAAACAAGGTCAGGgagaacacagcaaaaaaaaaaaaaaaagaggactttaaaattatttttgtcaCCGCTCAGTCATAAATCAGAATGATCAACAGTCTCTTACACTTGTACACTGGTTTGTCTACAATGACTTTTAACAACTCATGCTAAGCATGACTCATACTTACaatctcatatatatatatgaagttCTAAGCCACAGTTTCCGCACATACAAATTACAGCCCCCTAACAGCAATGAGCATGAAAAACATCCTCGTTTCATCGCCATTATTCTCGTAATGGCTTAAAAGAAGACAGCGTTAATCACCAGACTTTGTCATCGAATGCGCTCTACTCACCTGTACATCTCAATAGCAGCCTCATCTTCCTCGCTGAACTCATCTTCattctcctccagctcctccagtgTCATGCTTTCGTACGTTTTCACTGccaaggcaaggcaaggcaaggcaagtttaTTTGTATGGCACAATCCATACACATCAGTAATTCAAATCGCTCTACACATGAGCAGATAAAAGAACATAGAGAATAAGAAGCCCAAAAACATCGTACAACTAGAGCTTAGCCTACTGCTAAAGAGATATTGATCTATACCTCGTTGCTTTTGTTGGGACATGAGGCTATATGAAGGGTTCTCTGCCTGTGGACAGTTCCACGTAAGTAAACGCGAAGTGACATACGACACATAACACTAGCCAGACTTTAAAAAAACTGCCGATAAGGTCATGTAAATTTGATTTAGTCTGAACGCCGCGAATAAGAGGGGTGACACATTGTTTTTCGAGCTAGAGGACGAAAGGGGCGCTTGGCAAGTTTAGGCTCAAGACTGACGACTTCACCTCGATGTTGAAAATACGAAAACCATGGtaaaaaacatttactgtacAGTCGTCTTTATCGATCTGTTCAAATGATCTGACGAGGATCTTACCGACGGACTGTTGTAGTAAAAtctgctcctcttcttcatcctccttCGGCGTCTCTTTTGGTGGAAGAATGCCTTTCTTTCGGAGGATGTCATTCCACTCAGTGTCTTCGTTCGGATCCTAAAAAGCGATTTTTAAAAAGGGTTCACACAAACGCTTTATGAGGGCTCTTTACAATTACCTGTTAGATGATTGTACTGATCAGCTCCAGCACACTACATGTACGTCCATAAACTGCGACAACGTTTCTGTTAATCGTCTACTCCGTgtattgtttaaaatgtgttaaatatgGAAAAGCCAAATGGTCTCgtgaaaataacagttttaGAATGTGCTGATCTGAGTATCAGGCTATCAGCTGTCTGGCTAGCGAGCAAAGTAATCGAGTAAACGTTCGAATGAAAATCaccaaatattttttgttgtacTGAAGGCTATGAAGCATATATTAAAACTGGAGATTACCCTGTTTAGAAACACCAAGACTGATACTAACCTGCATTTTTGATTTTATGTTCCTCTAACCAAAAAATCACGCTCTGTGTCTCCCAGACACGGAAACAGAAGGACCGCACCTTATTTTCTTCCGGCTGAAAAAGACGTAAGCTCCTTTAAGTATACTCCTTAAATCTATCTAATAAATTTTGCTGTTGGACGCTGAGTATTCATGAACCGAAACTcgccttttttaaaataaaatagtatATCGAAATGTGCAACAATAAAAGTTTTGAACTGTATTGGATAATTCAAATTCTGAACTCCATCGGACAATAATACACGTTGCACCAATATCCGTTTGAGTTTTTTCTCCATATAAGGAGTTGTAACGCTGCATTCCACTTATGGGAGCTGACGATGACGGAACAGGTGTAGtaagctgtcaatcaaaatatttaaacatatgGTCATCAGAATAGATTTTGCgaaataagtgaaaaaaaaaattacaactgtTCAGTTTCAGAATTTCTTTTGATGCcatggttgttgtttttaatctttgttcagtaaaatgtgtaggcttctttaaaaaacaaatgaagattTTGAAACCTAAAAAAGTTTTGGACTGTTGTCTCACATATTGGTCTGtcttgctttgttgttgttattgttgttgttgttgttaatataACTGTTTTGCTGCGGTAGAGCAGaagttttcaacattttttgtcagttgaacCCCTTCAACCCAAATTATTTCCCTTGAGATTTTAACTAAGTGAATTTAATTCGACATTTACTTTTCAATCATGATCTCACAAACTCCTTACAGTACCACCATGAACCACTAGAGGTTTGCAAACCCCATGTTGAAACTCTTGATGTAGAGTAAAAGTGTTCATATATGACATCCTAAGGGCTTGAAAGCACAACCCCACATTGCCCTCCATCTATGGTCCAGTCAAACAAATCCATGCTGACGCTTTCGTCTGTTGTCTGTGGACAGCTGACTGCCCTCTCCCAACAAGAATGCAAGTCTAACAgggaagaagggggggggggggggggtggcgggcAGCACAGCCCAGCCCAGAGAAGTAGAACATCTTCACCTCAGTCAAGAGAACCCCCGGCTCTACCTGAATTTCAACACATTCAGAAGATTCTTCATTATAAGCTACCTTTAGTTTGTACTGCTTACTGCGTTCCAAGTCTCCTCTGAACATAATACCCTCAAGATATAGCTTACCTCATTCTTAACCCACTCTTCATAGTCCTTACCAtacagctctctgctctctctttctttggctgcttttgtttgtctggGCACCTGTTTACAACTGTATGTCACCCCTATGCAGTGCAGGATTCTGTCCTGTGGTTTCCTCCAGTGTCCATGGCTATTTGTTAGtaactactactgctactactaccaccactactaaTACTGCTACTATTATTGTGGGCATAAACATTAACAGTATTGTATAACACTCCTTATCTTTGGAGATCTGTTGTAGCAGGTGCCTATGCCTCTGACTCTTTGAATAAAGACCCTTTTATAAATTGCTGTGatcaaatggggaaaaaaactgtctggaaaacgaaaaaaaaaaaaaaagtcaaaatatgATTTTTGGTTTCTGGGtgaatctttttgtttgtgaaataacCATTGCTATGAGAATCAAATTAATTTTCCCTCATGTGAGTGTGACTATTAAGGACTGAGTAAGCATAATTTTACTTAAAACAGTAAATATCCAGTGCATGTTGATATCAGTATATATTATAACATTTGAATGCTGTAACAATATATTATCGATAAAGTAACACAGaaagttttattttgtcatgttttgtcaTCTCACTccttttcaaagccgcttatcctgattagggtcgtgggtggggctggagcctatcccagcatttaTTGGGCataaggtggggaaacaccctggacaggtcgccagttcatccacacagacaaatacacattcat is a window of Chanos chanos chromosome 10, fChaCha1.1, whole genome shotgun sequence DNA encoding:
- the nms gene encoding uncharacterized protein nms translates to MFLRRITFLESRSEGGGIGGSRTAAGGYPYSTQDCEADTEGSRQSVLCGLVWRDQNKDQLQNVFKRFLFHYSKAQNSVGSVQRESHSVHPLMRLSSNLSQRKKKQQMFASQTGINTIFLLEKLKTACGPSPRLGRDLLCSIWDCHGNAGKPKAGREAALLYSE
- the pdcl3 gene encoding phosducin-like protein 3, coding for MQDPNEDTEWNDILRKKGILPPKETPKEDEEEEQILLQQSVVKTYESMTLEELEENEDEFSEEDEAAIEMYRQKRLAEWKANQIKNIFGEVNEISGQDYIQEVNKAGQGIWVVLHLYKQGIPLCTLINQHLSVLARKFPQTKFLKSISTTCIPNYPDRNLPTLFVYFEGEMKAQFIGPLVFGGMNLKCDELEWRLAESGAVKTELEENPRKQIEDKLMGSIRCSVPSRRDSDEDEDDDD